A genomic stretch from Arachis stenosperma cultivar V10309 chromosome 3, arast.V10309.gnm1.PFL2, whole genome shotgun sequence includes:
- the LOC130966702 gene encoding uncharacterized protein LOC130966702 codes for MAGSSQKNIKKVDVSVQHECPLNLLPREIWSSIATMVASNLIKDLFNMQVTCKVFLGAAGSDAVYKHATMSYKSLACFLLHLDGPERRFLNCSMEVENVDAILRHGFVKYLWFGRCDKGIELLAMASTEGSVEAGYLCSMLLMSDHEDKEDVQMGVQIMEVYRISEQLESYTNFLRNICKDTTVLLKEMFKHI; via the coding sequence CCCAGAAGAACATTAAGAAAGTGGACGTATCCGTTCAGCATGAATGCCCGCTAAATCTTCTTCCTCGTGAAATATGGTCTAGTATTGCCACGATGGTTGCATCGAATTTGATTAAGGATCTGTTCAACATGCAGGTGACGTGTAAGGTGTTCCTGGGTGCGGCGGGTTCAGACGCTGTATACAAGCATGCGACGATGTCGTATAAATCGTTAGCATGTTTTTTACTTCACCTCGACGGGCCTGAAAGGAGATTCCTTAATTGCAGCATGGAAGTAGAAAATGTGGATGCTATACTTCGACATGGGTTCGTGAAGTATCTCTGGTTTGGCCGATGTGACAAAGGGATAGAACTGCTTGCTATGGCCTCAACGGAGGGCAGCGTCGAAGCAGGTTACCTGTGTTCCATGTTGCTAATGTCTGATCATGAAGACAAGGAAGACGTGCAAATGGGTGTTCAAATAATGGAGGTTTATCGTATTTCTGAGCAGCTTGAGAGCTACACCAATTTCTTGAGGAACATTTGCAAAGATACCACGGTGCTCTTAAAAGAAATGTTTAAACACATCTGA